GCCGACGCCCCCGGAGCAGGGCCTCGACCAGCGCGCCGTCGGTGCCCACCTTCGGGCCGGGGTGGGTGCGAGGCTCGGTCACTGCGCTCTCCTGCCTGCTCGGGTCCGGGGTGGCTCCGCGGCGGCACGGGCGGACGACGCATGCTCGATGGTCCGATCCTGTCCCGTCGCAGCGAGGTGCACTAGGCACAGCAATGGCTCTACCGAGACCAGCGGCTCCAAGTCCACCTCAACCCCTGCGGCTCCCAGGCGGGGCAGCGAGGCACGCAGCATGCCCAGGTGGACTCCACAGACCACCGTGCGGTTGTCCCTGGCGATCTCCTCGAAGGGGCAACGGTGCAGCCGGATCTGGGCATGCTCGACGTCGAGCTCCGGCTCGAACCCAAGGTCCGCCAGCAAGCTGCCCAGCTCGTCGGCAACAGTCGCAGGGTCGTCCGGCTGCTGCGGTGTCCGACGTTCGATCGCCTGTGCCCACCGCTCTCCGGCGGCGATGGCGGCCCGCGCCGGATCGGAGGTGGCGGCCATGCCATCGGCCAGCACACCGGCCAGCATCCGGTAGTCGTCCGCGCCCATCGGACTCGCGGCAGCCACGGGGGTGGCCTGGTAGAGCACCTTGGGACGCCCGGGCAGCGAACGCCGTTCGGTGACTCGCTCGGCCAGTCCCACTGAGACCAGCAGGTCGAGGTGGAAGCGGGCCGTGTTGGTGTGCAGCCCGGCGGCCTCGGCCGCTTGGCCGACCGTGACCGAGTGGCCCACCGCTTGCAGCATCTCGAGCAGCTGGACGCGACTCTCCGAGCCGAGAACGCGGTGCCTCTCCCGCTCCGGGTCCTTCGTCATGACGACATAGTACCTATGGTTATGGTAGAAACAATGTCTGTCGTATTAACGGTCCCTAGGGAGAGGCGCGGTCATGACGACGGTGCGGGGCGCGGCGGGAGACCCGGAGCTGCGCAGCAAGGTCAGGGGGAGCCGTCACCAGGCCGGGATCCTGGCGACCCTCGGGTTCTTCGGCGGGTTCGCCGGGGTCGCCGTGTTCGGGCCCCTGGTGCCCAAGTTCAAGGATCTGCTCGACCTCAGCCCGTTCGCCGCAGGGATGCTGGCCGCGATCCCGGCCCTGACCGGCTCGCTGCTGCGGATCCCCTTCGGTGCTGCGGTGGAGCGGATGGGCGGCAAGCGACCGTTCCTGGCCTTGCTGCTGATCACCAATGTGGGGATGGTGGGGCTGCTCGTCCTGCTCGCGACCTCCTATCCCGACTCGATGGCGGGTACCTACCCGTTGCTGCTGCTGCTCGGCGCCCTCATCGGCTGCGGCATCGCCACGTTCTCCGTCGGCATCGGCCAGGTGTCGTACTGGTTCCCGAAGAAGGACCAGGGCGGCGCACTCGGTGCCTACGCCGGGCTGGGGAACACCAGCCCCGGTCTGTCAACGCTCATGCTGCCGATCGCGGTCGGGGCGATGGGAATCGTCAGCGCCTACAGCGTGTGGTTCGGCATCCTGCTGGCCATCACGATCATCTACGGCCTGTTCATCAAGGACGCGCCGTGGTTCCAGCTGCACCGCCAGGGCCACACGCTCACCGCTGACGAACTGGCCGCTGCCGACCTTGGTGGCGGCGAACTGGTACCCACCGGACAGGCCGTGGCCGGGCTGAAGCACGCGGCCAGTATCCCGGCGACCTGGATCCTGGTCTTCTTCTACTTCCTCTCCTTCGGCGGCTTCCTTGCGTTCACCTCATGGCTGCCCACGTACTGGACGTCGATGTACGACACCACTCTGCGCCAGGCGGGAGTCCTCACGGCCATCTTCTCCCTGATTTCCGCGCTCATCCGGGTGCCGGGCGGCCTGCTTTCCGACCGGATCTCCATCAGGTACGCCCTACCCGGCAACTTCCTCTTGATGCTGGCCGGCACCGTCGTCTTGTCGTTCTCCGGGGTGTTCTCGGTCTCGCTTCTCGCGACCATCGCCGTGGGGGCCGGGATGGGACTCCAGAATGCAATCGTCTTCAAGCTCCTCCCCCGCTACGTACCAGACGCGGTAGGCGGCGCCTCCGGCTGGATCGGCGGACTGGGCGCCCTCGGCGGGTTCGTCATCCCGCCGGTCATGGGCGTGGCCACCGGGCTGGTCGGGGGATCGGTGGGATATGCCCGTGGGTTCCTGCCCTTCGCCGCCTTGGTCCTCTTGGCCCTGCCTGTGGTTGGTGTCCTCAACCGGTGGAGCTCACAACACGGCCACGCATTGGCTTAGACACGAGGCGCCTCAGGAGCA
This Actinomycetes bacterium DNA region includes the following protein-coding sequences:
- a CDS encoding helix-turn-helix domain-containing protein, translated to MTKDPERERHRVLGSESRVQLLEMLQAVGHSVTVGQAAEAAGLHTNTARFHLDLLVSVGLAERVTERRSLPGRPKVLYQATPVAAASPMGADDYRMLAGVLADGMAATSDPARAAIAAGERWAQAIERRTPQQPDDPATVADELGSLLADLGFEPELDVEHAQIRLHRCPFEEIARDNRTVVCGVHLGMLRASLPRLGAAGVEVDLEPLVSVEPLLCLVHLAATGQDRTIEHASSARAAAEPPRTRAGRRAQ
- a CDS encoding MFS transporter, whose protein sequence is MTTVRGAAGDPELRSKVRGSRHQAGILATLGFFGGFAGVAVFGPLVPKFKDLLDLSPFAAGMLAAIPALTGSLLRIPFGAAVERMGGKRPFLALLLITNVGMVGLLVLLATSYPDSMAGTYPLLLLLGALIGCGIATFSVGIGQVSYWFPKKDQGGALGAYAGLGNTSPGLSTLMLPIAVGAMGIVSAYSVWFGILLAITIIYGLFIKDAPWFQLHRQGHTLTADELAAADLGGGELVPTGQAVAGLKHAASIPATWILVFFYFLSFGGFLAFTSWLPTYWTSMYDTTLRQAGVLTAIFSLISALIRVPGGLLSDRISIRYALPGNFLLMLAGTVVLSFSGVFSVSLLATIAVGAGMGLQNAIVFKLLPRYVPDAVGGASGWIGGLGALGGFVIPPVMGVATGLVGGSVGYARGFLPFAALVLLALPVVGVLNRWSSQHGHALA